From Brassica oleracea var. oleracea cultivar TO1000 chromosome C3, BOL, whole genome shotgun sequence, a single genomic window includes:
- the LOC106331652 gene encoding xyloglucan endotransglucosylase/hydrolase protein 31 has translation MAFPLILLAFLVLCSSGYSQRSPSPGYYPSSRVPTSPFDRQFRTLWGSQHQRTEQDVITLLLDKSSGSGFKSLRSYKSGYFGASIKLQSGYTAGVDTSLYLSNNQEHPGDHDEVDIEFLGTTPGKPYSLQTNVFVRGSGDRNVIGREMKFNLWFDPTQDFHHYAILWNPNQIVFYVDDVPIRTYDRKNEAIFPTRPMWLYGSIWDASDWATENGRIKADYRYQPFFAKYTNFKLAGCTTEGSSSCTPPSASPMGNRGLSQQQMGAMAWAQRNFLVYNYCHDPKRDHTQTPEC, from the exons ATGGCTTTTCCTCTTATTCTTTTAGCTTTCTTAGTGTTGTGTTCCAGTGGCTACAGCCAACGTTCTCCTTCGCCGGGATACTATCCGAGTTCTCGAGTACCAACTTCACCTTTTGATCGTCAATTTCGGACCCTATGGGGCTCTCAGCACCAGCGGACAGAGCAAGACGTTATCACTCTTTTGCTGGACAAATCATCTG GGAGTGGATTCAAGTCTCTTCGTTCGTACAAGTCGGGCTACTTTGGTGCTTCTATTAAGCTCCAATCAGGCTACACAGCTGGAGTTGATACATCTCTCTAC CTCTCAAACAATCAAGAGCATCCCGGAGACCACGACGAGGTTGATATCGAATTTCTAGGAACAACGCCAGGGAAACCTTATAGCCTTCAGACGAATGTATTCGTCAGAGGAAGTGGTGACCGAAATGTTATTGGGAGAGAAATGAAATTCAATTTGTGGTTCGACCCTACTCAAGATTTCCACCATTACGCAATTTTGTGGAACCCTAATCAAATTGT ATTCTACGTAGATGATGTACCGATACGTACGTATGACAGAAAGAATGAAGCTATCTTCCCTACAAGGCCGATGTGGTTGTACGGATCGATATGGGATGCGTCAGACTGGGCCACGGAAAATGGAAGGATCAAAGCCGACTATCGATACCAACCATTTTTTGCTAAGTACACAAACTTTAAATTAGCGGGATGCACAACAGAGGGGTCTAGCTCATGCACACCGCCATCGGCTTCACCTATGGGGAATCGAGGGTTAAGCCAGCAACAAATGGGGGCGATGGCATGGGCACAGAGGAACTTCTTGGTCTATAATTATTGCCATGACCCTAAAAGAGACCACACCCAAACACCAGAATGTTAA